Proteins encoded in a region of the uncultured Paludibaculum sp. genome:
- a CDS encoding STAS domain-containing protein codes for MPKVNDTAFKTSCILGTAEAESEENSAKAAAPIEQARDPNDAGAPLKIMGEQTIRTADEMHKAFAEYLDRGIAVVVDLSEVDECDAAALQLIYALRQSAIQRGQRFRIAALSPAITDTAAALGLHIETLMTGYEPAAADGDCEVAEIDNGI; via the coding sequence ATGCCAAAAGTGAACGATACGGCTTTCAAAACGAGTTGCATCCTTGGAACAGCCGAAGCCGAGTCTGAAGAGAATTCGGCTAAAGCCGCGGCTCCCATCGAGCAGGCACGCGATCCCAATGACGCAGGCGCTCCGCTGAAGATCATGGGTGAACAGACCATCCGGACCGCAGACGAAATGCACAAGGCATTCGCGGAGTACCTCGATCGAGGGATAGCCGTCGTCGTGGATCTATCCGAGGTCGATGAGTGTGATGCCGCAGCGCTGCAACTGATCTATGCCTTGCGCCAGTCGGCGATCCAGCGGGGACAACGATTCCGTATCGCGGCACTCTCCCCGGCAATAACCGATACCGCCGCCGCGCTCGGATTACATATTGAAACCTTAATGACTGGGTACGAGCCGGCAGCAGCGGACGGTGATTGTGAAGTGGCGGAAATAGACAATGGAATATAA
- a CDS encoding chemotaxis protein CheA, translated as MFLFVEDGSELEIELLREARPQATERVARAEAPAHSTAKQSRVDGQILSGEGMRKALVKESTVRVPAARLDRLVNLVGELVMNQSRLTQAASQVGAPELANPVQEIERLVAELREDVLGIRMLPIGTIFGRFSRLVHDLSTELGKEADLITEGADTELDKSILDQLGEPLVHLLRNSMDHGFDHPEERIASGKPRRGTIRLAAAHTGSDIVITIEDDGRGIDRAAVRAKAVEKQLIAPAANLSDKEILNLVLLPGFSTAAKVTSVSGRGVGMDVVKKQIDALRGTLSITSEEGKGCRVAITLPLTLAIIEGLLVQVGVDQFIIPMAAITENVELHRAQRNSKNGRNVIAVRGELVPYIRIRNMFQVDGEAPAIEKIVLVQHEDQRVGLVVDRVLGTHQTVIQSLGRFLRDVKVVSGATIMGDGRVALILDISAVVRFADCQIEREMAGGHK; from the coding sequence GTGTTCCTCTTCGTCGAGGATGGAAGCGAACTCGAAATTGAATTGTTGCGAGAGGCGCGGCCCCAGGCGACGGAGCGGGTCGCGCGAGCGGAGGCGCCAGCCCATTCCACCGCGAAGCAGTCCCGGGTTGATGGACAAATCCTCTCCGGGGAGGGCATGCGGAAGGCGCTGGTCAAGGAATCCACTGTGCGGGTGCCGGCCGCCAGGCTCGATCGCCTCGTGAACCTGGTTGGTGAACTCGTGATGAACCAATCGCGCCTGACCCAGGCAGCTTCTCAGGTGGGGGCGCCGGAACTCGCCAATCCGGTACAGGAGATTGAACGCCTAGTGGCGGAGCTGAGAGAGGACGTGCTCGGCATCCGAATGCTGCCGATCGGTACCATCTTCGGCCGTTTCAGCCGCCTGGTACACGATCTTTCGACCGAATTAGGCAAGGAAGCCGATCTGATTACAGAGGGCGCGGACACCGAACTGGACAAGAGTATTCTGGACCAACTCGGGGAGCCCCTGGTGCACTTGCTGCGCAACTCCATGGACCACGGGTTCGACCACCCGGAGGAACGGATCGCTAGTGGAAAACCGCGACGCGGCACGATTCGCCTCGCCGCGGCGCATACCGGATCGGACATCGTGATCACGATTGAAGATGACGGACGCGGCATCGATCGTGCGGCAGTGCGTGCAAAGGCAGTTGAAAAGCAACTCATTGCTCCGGCCGCCAACCTCAGTGATAAAGAGATTTTGAACCTTGTGCTATTGCCAGGATTCTCAACAGCCGCGAAGGTCACGAGCGTATCGGGCCGGGGCGTCGGGATGGACGTGGTCAAGAAGCAGATTGACGCGCTTCGCGGGACATTGTCGATCACAAGTGAGGAAGGGAAGGGCTGCCGTGTCGCGATCACGCTGCCGTTGACCCTGGCGATCATTGAAGGTCTTCTGGTCCAGGTCGGCGTTGACCAGTTCATCATTCCCATGGCGGCAATCACCGAAAACGTCGAGTTGCATCGCGCCCAGCGGAACAGCAAGAACGGACGAAACGTAATCGCCGTCCGCGGAGAACTGGTTCCTTACATCCGCATTCGCAACATGTTCCAGGTGGACGGGGAAGCGCCGGCTATTGAGAAAATCGTTCTCGTCCAGCACGAAGACCAGCGTGTGGGCCTCGTGGTGGATCGAGTGCTTGGCACCCACCAGACCGTGATTCAAAGTCTTGGACGGTTTCTCCGCGACGTCA
- a CDS encoding YciI family protein, protein MRVMVFVKATEDSEKGFRPTPEAMHAMEEMGKFNDELRKAGILLAADGLKPSSLGKRIAFDGPRRAVIDGPFAEARELVAGFWLWEVKDMDEAVAWVKRCPNPMPGPSVIEIRPLYEMADWQQESDAAGRGNS, encoded by the coding sequence ATGCGTGTGATGGTATTCGTGAAGGCGACCGAAGACAGTGAAAAGGGCTTCCGCCCCACGCCCGAGGCAATGCATGCCATGGAGGAGATGGGCAAATTCAATGACGAGCTTCGCAAGGCCGGCATCCTGCTCGCGGCCGACGGCCTCAAGCCCTCTTCGCTCGGCAAGCGCATTGCGTTCGACGGACCTCGCCGAGCGGTCATCGACGGGCCATTCGCCGAAGCTCGCGAATTGGTCGCCGGTTTCTGGCTCTGGGAAGTGAAGGATATGGACGAAGCGGTCGCCTGGGTGAAGCGCTGCCCGAATCCGATGCCAGGACCGAGCGTGATCGAAATCCGTCCACTGTACGAGATGGCGGATTGGCAGCAGGAATCTGACGCCGCGGGTCGCGGGAATTCATGA
- a CDS encoding YciI family protein, with protein MQAMEETGKFNDELRKAGILLAAEGLKPSSHGKRIAFDGPRRAVIDGPFAEARELVAGFWLWGRPKTQAVLNRPEQPRVD; from the coding sequence ATGCAGGCGATGGAGGAGACGGGCAAATTCAATGACGAGCTTCGCAAAGCCGGCATCCTCCTCGCAGCCGAAGGCCTCAAGCCCTCTTCGCACGGCAAGCGCATTGCGTTCGACGGACCTCGCCGAGCGGTCATCGACGGGCCATTCGCCGAAGCTCGCGAACTGGTCGCCGGTTTCTGGCTGTGGGGGAGGCCCAAAACCCAGGCGGTACTAAACAGGCCGGAGCAGCCACGCGTAGACTAA